A single genomic interval of Methanolacinia paynteri harbors:
- the argF gene encoding ornithine carbamoyltransferase → MKKDILSILDLNSEELTGVLALADKLKGERKNGIFPEYLYKKSVGLIFEKASTRTRISFETGIFELGGHPLFLNPNDMQLGRGETISDTAKVLSRYLSAIMMRSYSHRTVEELALHSTIPVINGLSDEEHPCQILADIMTMRENFGNNLEDLTIAWIGDGNNVCNSLMLSSALTGYRVNVASPPAYGPKEKYIGLAEKVGAHVKFFDNPRDAVSGADVIYTDTWISMGRENEKEARINAFKGYKVDGSLLAECDKDSIVLHCLPAHRGEEISDDVIDGPMSRVWDQAENRLHAQKALLAKLLGDDISQEVS, encoded by the coding sequence ATGAAAAAGGACATCCTGTCGATCCTGGATTTAAACAGCGAAGAACTTACCGGAGTACTTGCCCTTGCGGATAAACTTAAGGGCGAGAGAAAGAACGGGATCTTCCCGGAGTATCTGTACAAAAAATCCGTCGGGCTGATATTCGAGAAGGCATCGACCCGGACGAGAATCTCATTTGAAACCGGAATATTCGAACTCGGCGGCCACCCGCTGTTTTTGAATCCGAACGACATGCAGCTCGGAAGAGGCGAGACGATCTCCGATACTGCAAAAGTCCTGTCAAGATATCTTTCGGCGATAATGATGAGATCGTACAGCCACAGGACTGTTGAAGAACTTGCCCTTCATTCGACGATACCTGTCATCAACGGCCTCTCGGACGAGGAGCACCCCTGCCAGATCCTCGCAGACATAATGACGATGCGGGAGAATTTCGGGAATAACCTGGAGGATCTTACGATCGCATGGATCGGGGACGGAAATAACGTCTGCAACTCCCTGATGCTCTCGTCTGCCCTGACAGGATACAGGGTAAATGTAGCAAGTCCGCCTGCTTACGGGCCGAAGGAGAAGTACATCGGACTCGCTGAAAAAGTGGGTGCACACGTGAAATTTTTCGATAATCCGCGGGACGCCGTAAGCGGAGCGGACGTGATCTATACCGACACCTGGATCTCGATGGGTCGTGAGAATGAAAAAGAGGCCCGCATTAATGCATTTAAAGGATACAAGGTGGACGGATCTCTCCTGGCTGAATGTGATAAGGATTCGATCGTCCTCCACTGCCTTCCTGCCCACAGGGGGGAGGAGATCTCCGACGATGTTATCGACGGCCCGATGAGCAGGGTATGGGACCAGGCGGAAAACAGGCTTCATGCACAAAAGGCTCTTCTCGCAAAATTGTTGGGCGACGATATCAGTCAAGAAGTTTCATAA